In the Gymnogyps californianus isolate 813 chromosome 3, ASM1813914v2, whole genome shotgun sequence genome, one interval contains:
- the ZFP36L2 gene encoding LOW QUALITY PROTEIN: mRNA decay activator protein ZFP36L2 (The sequence of the model RefSeq protein was modified relative to this genomic sequence to represent the inferred CDS: inserted 1 base in 1 codon) has protein sequence MSTTLLSAFYDIDFLCKTEKSLTNLSSMLDKKAVGTPVTXPSSSFAPGFLRRHSTSNLPALAGGSKFPSPTGSSSSSTSSSSSSSFGSLKETGSGGGGGGSSSPTALLNKENKFRDRSFSENGERSQHLMQQLQQQQQQQAAAAGKGGGSGGGGGGAPINSTRYKTELCRPFEESGACKYGEKCQFAHGFHELRSLTRHPKYKTELCRTFHTIGFCPYGPRCHFIHNADERRPAPGGGTAAPPAAAAAAGPHHHPHHPPPHPAGSTGDLRAFAPRDHPLGGGGGGFGHPRGGERPKLHHSLSFSGFSAHHHHHPHPHSAAPPPPPPGGRLDAALLESPGGSRTPPPPASASYCEELLSPPCANNAFAFSGQELGSLIAPLALHTQNFAAAAAAAAAAAAYYRCQQQPPPPPGGGCPPPPASPPFSFQPLRRLSESPVFDAPPSPPDSLSDRESYLSGSLSSGSLSGSESPSLDSGRRLPIFSRLSISDD, from the exons aCGGAGAAGTCCCTGACCAACCTCAGCAGCATGCTGGACAAGAAGGCCGTGGGGACCCCGGTGa cccccagctccagcttcGCGCCGGGCTTCCTGCGGCGGCACTCGACCAGCAACCTGCCGGCGCTGGCCGGCGGCTCCAAGTTCCCCAGCCCCACCGGCTCCAgctcttcctccacctcctcctcctcctcctcctcgttcGGCAGCCTGAAGGAGACGGGCtccggcggaggcggcggcggcagcagcagccccacggCCCTGCTCAACAAGGAGAACAAGTTCCGGGACCGCTCCTTCAGCGAGAACGGCGAGCGCAGCCAGCACCTcatgcagcagctccagcagcagcagcagcagcaggcggcggcggccggcaaGGGGGGcggctccggcggcggcggcggcggggcccccaTCAACTCGACGCGCTACAAGACGGAGCTGTGCCGTCCCTTCGAGGAGAGCGGCGCCTGCAAGTACGGCGAGAAGTGCCAGTTCGCCCACGGCTTCCACGAGCTGCGGAGCCTCACCCGCCACCCCAAGTACAAGACCGAGCTCTGCCGCACCTTCCACACCATCGGCTTCTGCCCCTACGGCCCGCGCTGCCACTTCATCCACAACGCCGACGAGCGCCGCCCGGCGCCCGGCGGGGGCAcggccgccccccccgccgccgccgccgccgcggggccgcaCCACCACCCGCACCACCCGCCCCCGCACCCCGCCGGCAGCACCGGCGACCTCCGCGCCTTCGCCCCCCGCGACCACCCgctgggcggcggcggcggcggcttcGGGCACCCGCGCGGCGGCGAGCGGCCCAAGCTGCACCACAGCCTGAGCTTCTCCGGCTTCTCcgcccaccaccaccaccacccgcACCCCCAcagcgccgccccgccgccgccgccgcccggcggCCGCCTGGACGCCGCCCTGCTGGAGAGCCCCGGCGGGTCGCgcacgccgccgccgcccgcctccgccTCCTACTGCGAGGAGCTGCTCTCGCCGCCCTGCGCCAACAACGCCTTCGCCTTCtcggggcaggagctgggcagcctCATCGCCCCGCTCGCCCTCCACACCCAGAActtcgccgccgccgccgccgcggccgccgccgccgccgcctaCTAccgctgccagcagcagccgccgccgccgcccggcgggggttgcccgccgccccccgcctcGCCGCCCTTCAGCTTCCAGCCCCTCCGCCGCCTCTCCGAGTCGCCCGTCTTCGACGCGCCGCCCAGCCCCCCGGACTCCCTCTCCGACCGGGAGAGCTACCTGAGCGGCTCCCTCAGCTCCGGCTCCCTCAGCGGCTCCGAGTCGCCCAGCCTGGACTCGGGCCGCCGCCTGCCCATCTTCAGCCGCCTCTCCATCTCCGACGACtag